The Azospirillum baldaniorum genome segment TTGATCAACAGCACCACGGCCATGATGACGAAGACGACGATGTTGGACGCCTCCGGATAGAACACCTTCGTCAGACCTTCCAACAGGCCCAGACCATATCCGGTCAGCACCGCCCCCAGAATCGACCCCATGCCGCCGATCACCACCACGGCGAAGACGACGATGATCAGGTTGGAGCCCATCAGCGGCGACACCTGATAGATCGGGGCGGCCAGCACGCCGGCCACCCCGGCCAGTGCCACGCCGAACCCGTAGGTGGCCGTGATCATCAGCGGCACATTGATGCCGAAGGCCTGGACCAGAACCGGATTCTCGGTGGCGGCGCGCAGGTAGGCGCCGAGCTTCGTCCGCTCGATGGCGTACCAGGTGGCGAGGCAGACGACCAGCGAGGCGACGACGACCCAGCCGCGGTAGTTGGGCAGGAACATGAAGCCCAGATTCTGACCGCCGCGCAGCAGGTCGGGGATCGGGTAGGGCTGGCCCGACACGCCGTAGAAGTGGCGGAAGGCGCCCTCCACGATCAGCGCGAGGCCGAAGGTCAGCAACAGCCCGTAGAGATGGTCGAGCTTGTAGAGGCGGCTGAGCAGCGTCTTTTCCAGCACCACGCCGAAGGCGCCGACAACCAGCGGCGCCAGAAGCAGCGCCCACCAGTAGCCGATCCCCGCCG includes the following:
- a CDS encoding branched-chain amino acid ABC transporter permease gives rise to the protein MSTIFGIPPQALFGQLLLGLINGSFYALLSLGLAVIFGMLNVINFAHGALYMLGAFVAWLLLTTAGIGYWWALLLAPLVVGAFGVVLEKTLLSRLYKLDHLYGLLLTFGLALIVEGAFRHFYGVSGQPYPIPDLLRGGQNLGFMFLPNYRGWVVVASLVVCLATWYAIERTKLGAYLRAATENPVLVQAFGINVPLMITATYGFGVALAGVAGVLAAPIYQVSPLMGSNLIIVVFAVVVIGGMGSILGAVLTGYGLGLLEGLTKVFYPEASNIVVFVIMAVVLLIKPAGLFGRER